Part of the Chanos chanos chromosome 5, fChaCha1.1, whole genome shotgun sequence genome, ATGCAGTCTCTTTCAGATGGCTGACTCATGCGCCGGGACACTGACGGAGGCAAGACTTCTCTGTAAATCCCTTGACAATATCCTGGGATTCTAAGAGACTTCCTGCAGCATGCATTCGTCAGCTCTTAGCTCTGAGTTTGGTGGGATGACCTGGCCTGGATACATATCCAGTGGTTTAAAACTTTCTCTTTTGGAAGATGATCTTGTGGACAGTGGAGTGATTTACTGCACACTGCTTGAAAACGACTTTAAAACCGTTCCCAAATCCATAGGCATTAACAGTCTTTCTTCTGAGAGCCGTAGAGAGCGCTTTTGATTCGGGGATAATGTAGTCACGCACCCCAATGTTTGATACTAAATCAGACCACAGGCTTTTAATGTTTATATTAAAGCAGTGCACTGCAAGTCACTTCTCTGTAATGATGTTCTGATCATGTGCTCAAGTGCATTTCTGTTGATTTGAATACAACAAATGAATGCAAAATACGATTTTTGATTGTTAGTTTTAAGAGTAAGATTTAAGCATTTATCTATCAGTCCTGAAATGACAAAtacgtttcctttttttggccaaaaatgtaaaagagaaaCCTTTTCCACAGGGtgtactgtctgtttgtatgtaagTGAGTACCACTGTGCCTGAAGAACAACTGATGGAAACTggatttaaatgagaaaatgctgAGGAAATGTTGAAGAAAGATTGTCTCTCACAAAAATCTCCGACTGTTGAGGTTTGAAGTTCCACTGCATGCTGGCGTGCGTGTCAGCGTTGAAAGTGACTTTAATGACGCGGTCTCGAACTGGCTGCATCATCTCCACCTGCTCCGTGTCGTGACCTGCTACAGCAGTTCCACCCAGTCCTGTGGCCTGAGATTGATATGCAGAGCTTATCATTACAGTCAATATACATCACGCATCAATGGACAGTACTCTTAACTGGCTATGCACTAGCCATCCCAGCAACACTGTTATTGTATTTTGCACAACTATTCATATACTCGTTATAAAAGAGCAGCTTTGGCCTATGTGTGCATGATTGACAGAACAAGGCCAAAATAAATTTGTATGAGAACCACTAAAGTTGAAatttacacagtttttttttctggttttagGGTATACTGGGGGGAAACTGCACAAGAGCGTGCACCAGTCACATTTTCCGTGAACATACCTGGCAGTACAGTCTGTAGAGGGGCACAGCAGCGTACGACATTCCGATCATTCCCACTCCGGCTGCCGCTATGTACGTGAGAGCTGTCTTGTTTCTCTTCCTCCACTCGTCTTGCTGCTGTTTGTGGGTGTTCTTGCGGGTTTTAGCCCCCCGCGTCTGCGTTAAGACGCGCTGAGGGGTTCTCCTCACGAGGAGCTGGCTTGCGTAACTGCTTAGATTCCGGAGACTCTGGTTCCTGACGTACCCAACGGAGGAAAGCTGAACGCAGCGCTTCAAACAGCACTCGCGGAGGAAGAGAGGCAAAGGCATCACTGCCAAAGTTACACTATTAGAGTCCGTTCAAATAAATCCCGTCTCCACAACGTCCCTAGAGTACTAAagggttagaaaaaaaaaacatttaatgagtAAGGAAAATAGGAGACTTGAAGTGACACTGTATAATCGCCATACAAACGATTACACGTCTAATTACACGATTTCAAGTTTTCGTAAACCCGTAAATCTAACGTTCATTGGCTGAACTCAAATCGcgcagagaaacagtgtgttaAGGGTTACCGTTACAAAGGCTCTCTTGCTTTAGGCGAATACCTTTAACCCCGATTGTCCTATTTATTTCATGCAAACACACTACCTGAATTATGTTGCAAGATTTCTGGGTATTCAGCACAGCCGGTTACAGTTATtcaatgataaaatgataaagagGGCAAATAAATGTGTCATCTATTTCATTTTGTCGTACGTCTGAAATATTTGACTGACAAAGTAATGATTAACACTGAAAACCTTTGACAATACCTACATTCACGTGAAAAGAACTCTTATAGTTATTGGACCGTTGAAGTCAAAAAACTTCACAGTTGGTAACTACAAGCTAGCTATGGGTTTgccttaaatatttaatttgacTTCGCTATATGCGATTTCAAAATACAGTCAAAGTCAGAATGTCGACAAGATAAACAGCCCTTACCTCATCTAATTCATACAGCAATGTATAGACACCCTTCAACTGGAAGTTACAAAACCTGCAACATTATGGTCCTACGTAATGATCATCCCCGGGAAACAAAATATCAAGCTGTTGGTTCCTGTTACGCGGAACGCACAGACAGCAGCAATTCGAGACGAAGTACCAATGTTATAAACCATTATTTGTATACTGTCGGTTTCGCTGCTAGTCAAGCGTTTCATAGTGGATCTAATTCTTTAAGATGAAATCTTGAACGTTTTCTTAATtgattttcctttcttttcttttaaaataaggTTTTCTCCTggcaaattttttaaaaactcgAGGATTTGTCTTGGGTATCTTAATTGGTGACACAGCTGAGCgtagtcatttttttcttaaaattcaTTAGCGTAGTTCAGCGTTATCTTCATTTTATTGGGTAAGCGTCAGAGCGCCGACACTTGCATTGTTCTGAACCAAACGTCTGCCTCTATCCCTGGACCTGTCTTACTGTTCTAAGAGGATTAGATATGGATATCAGTAGAATCGTAATAACCCTACACAGTACTCCGGTTGGTTCAGTGGAGTTTTGACCATATGGCTAATGCATATTGAGCCTTCAGGGTGCAAAGAGATGCTTAGCGAGTTAAAGGTAAGGGTCACATCAGATCCATGTCAAATGCAAATAGTTTATGTACAAGTTATTTCGTAAACCAAACTTCCCGAGAGAATGGCATATAACTTAAAGGGATAACTTTACATTTAATACAGTTGTTATTtccaagtttcttttttttttctatccacATACACTGGCTGCTCTTTTTTATTAAATGGGTCTGTTAAGAGAGATGTCATAAACTACATAAAACAGTAGTTTAGACACTTAAATTTATATTCGTCACTCCATCGAATTGTCTCTTTGAACAGTTCTCAAACATGTGTGAATCAAAGAGCAGACTCATCCATTCTTCTGTGACACATCACGGCAGAGCGGCGGGTGTGAGGTGCT contains:
- the cox11 gene encoding cytochrome c oxidase assembly protein COX11, mitochondrial, which encodes MPLPLFLRECCLKRCVQLSSVGYVRNQSLRNLSSYASQLLVRRTPQRVLTQTRGAKTRKNTHKQQQDEWRKRNKTALTYIAAAGVGMIGMSYAAVPLYRLYCQATGLGGTAVAGHDTEQVEMMQPVRDRVIKVTFNADTHASMQWNFKPQQSEIFVVPGETALAFYRAKNPTAKPVIGISTYNVVPFEAGQYFNKIQCFCFEEQRLNPNEEVDMPVFFYIDPEFDEDPRMARVDTITLSYTFFEAKEGQRLPIPGYS